Genomic segment of Streptomyces alboniger:
GATCTTCAGCAACGACGTGGAGGGCGCCGGCATCACCGCCTCACAGCTTTACGTCGCCGCGATGATCGCCGCGGGCGTCATGTCGACCAGCTTCCAGTCCCTCGGCATCTCGATCGCGATCGAGCGGGACGAGAAGGTCCTGCGCCGGCTGCGCGGAACGCCAATGCCCCCGGCCGCGTACTTTCTCGGGAAAATCTGGCTCGTTCTGGTCACCGGGCTCCTGGAGACGGCGCTCCTGCTGCTCGCCGGTGTGAGCCTTTTCGATGTCGACCTGCCCACGCGCGTGGGCGAGTGGTTCACCTTCGGCTGGATCTTCGTGCTCGGCCTCACCGGCTGCGCGCTGCTCGGCATCGCGATCAGCAGCGTCCCGAGGTCGGGCCGGAGCGCGACCTCCGTCGTCGTACTGCCGTTCCTGGTACTTCAGTTCATCTCCGGCGTCTACATCGCCATCGACACCATCCCCGAGTGGATGCTGAACATCAGCGCCCTCTTCCCCCTGAAATGGATGTGCCAGGGCTTTCGCGGGGTGTTCCTGCCGGAGTCGGCCGCCGTCCTGGAACAGGCGGGAAGTTGGGAGTACGGGCGGATCGCCCTGGTGCTCGGCGCCTGGTGCGTCGGAGGATTGGTGCTGTGTCTGCTGACCTTCCGGTGGAAGAACCGGCGCGACGGATGAGCGAGGGGGTGGGCCTCGGCGGCGTCGAGCCCGCCCCGCCCCGCGACTCCGAGGTCTGGGCGCGCACCTTCCGGCTCTGGGACTCCTATTTCGCCGTGGTGTGGGTGGCCACCGTGATCTTCGTGCTCGGCACGGCCCGCCCGGAGTGGCCCGTGCGGCTGACGGCCCTGGTGCTGCTCGTCCTGCTCGTGCCCTGGTACGTCGCCTTCGGGCGCTCCGTCCTGATGAGCGAGGGCGCCGACGAGCGGCGGGCGCTCGGCTACGTCGCGGGGACGGTTCTGCTGTTCCTGCCGTCGGGCGTGCTGGTCGGCGAGACCCGGCTGATGACCTTCGCGCTGATCCCGCAGTGCTTCATGGCGCTGCGGATGCGGCGGGCGCTGGCCGTGGTCGCCATCATCAACCTCGCGCCGGTGGCGGGCTGGGCGGTGCTCTGGCGGCCCCTGCCTCGGGACGTCTTCTACAACTCCGTGTTCGCCGTGGTCACCCTGGTCTTCTCGGCCGCCATCGGCATCTGGGTCATCCGCGTCATCGAGCAGAGCGACGAACGGGCCGAGCTGATCGCCCAGTTGGACGCCAGCCGCGAGGAGGTAGCCCGGCTCTCCGCGGACCGGGGCGCGCTCGCCGAGCGGGAGCGGATGTCACGGGAGATCCATGACACCCTCGCGCAGGGCTTCACGAGCGTGCTGATGCTCGTCCAGGCCGTCGACGCCGAGCTGGAGCGGGACGTCCCCGCCGCCCGCCGCCATCTGGGCCTGATGGAGGCCACGGCGCGGCAGAACCTGGCCGAGGCGCGGGCCCTGGTCGCCGGGGGCGCCCCCGCGGACCTCGACGGCGGCGGGCCGCTGCCGGACGCGCTGCGCCGCCTGGCCGCCCGCCACGACGCAGCGTTCTCGGTCACCGGTGACGTACGACCGCTGCCGCCGGGCCTGGAGGTGGTCGCCCTGCGCTCCTGCCAGGAGGCCCTCGCCAACGTCCGCAAGCACGCGGGTCCGGGCGCCACGGCCACCGTCGGCCTTGCGTACGCGCGGGACGCGCTCAGCCTGGAGGTGCGCGACGGGGGGCGCGGCTTCGACCCCGGCGTTCCGCATCGGGGGTACGGCCTGCGAGGGTTGCGGGCGCGGGCCGCGGAGGTCAGGGGCACCGCCGAGGTCGTCAGCGGCCCCGGCGAGGGCACCACCGTCACCGTCCTGCTCCCCGCCCCCGAGAGGAGCCTGCGATGAGCGGCCCCATCCGCGTCGTCCTCGCAGACGACCACCCCGTCGTGCGCGAGGGCCTGCGTGCCATGCTCAGCGCCGAGGCCGACGTGGAGGTCGTCGCGGAGGCGTCGAGCGGCCCGCGCGCGGAGGCCCTTGCGGCCGAACTGCGCCCCGACATCGTCCTGATGGACCTGCGGATGCCGGGTGGGGGCGGCGCCGACTCGATCGAGCGGATGGCGGCCGCGGGGCTGGTGTGCCGGGTCATCGTGCTCACGACGTACGAGACGGACCGCGACATCCTGCGTGCCGTGGAGGCGGGCGCCGCGGGCTATCTCCTGAAGGATCTGGCCCGCGGCGAACTCGCCGAAGCGGTGCGGGCGGCGGCCCGCGGCGAGACCGTTCTCGCGCCGTCCGTCGCCGCCCGCCTCGTGGACCAGCTGCGCACCAGGCCCGAGCGGCCTCGGCTGTCCGAGCGCGAGGTGGCGGTCCTCCGGCTGGTCGCCGACGGCTGTACGAACGTGGAGATCGGGCGCCGACTCCATGTCGCCGAGTCGACGGTGAAGACGCATCTGCTGCGCATCTTCGGGAAGCTGGGGGTGTCGGACCGCACGGCGGCGGTGACGCACGCGTTGCGCCTTGGCCTACTGGACTGAGCCCCCCGGGGGAGGGCGGGGCCGCGGGGCTCTGCCTCGGGCCCCCGCTCCTCGATCGCCGGGGGAGCGATCAGCTGATCAGGGCGCCAGCTTGCCCGTCAGGACGGCGACGATCTCGTCGACCGCGACCGGCTCCTGCTCTCCGGTCCCCATGTCCTTGAGCTGCACGACGCCCTCGGCGAGATCCCGCTCACCGGCGACGACGGTGAACCGCGCGCCGCTGCGGTTGGCGTTCTTCATCGCTCCCTTGAGCCCCTTCCCGCCGTACGAGAAGTCCGCCGCGATCCCCGCCCTGCGCAGCTCCGTCACCTTGGCGAAGAGCACGCGGCGCGCCTCGTCGCCGAGCGGGACCGCGAAGACGCTGGTGAGCGAGGGCAGTTCGAGCTCGACGCCCTCCGCCTCCAGGGCGAGCACCGTGCGGTCCACGCCGAGCGCCCAGCCGACCGACGGCAGCGAGGGGCCGCCGATCATCTCGGACAGGCCGTCGTAGCGACCGCCGCCGCCGACCGCGGACTGCGAGCCGAGGCCGTCGTGGACGAACTCGAAGGTCGTGCGGGTGTAGTAGTCCAGACCGCGGACCAGCTTCTGGTCGTCCTCGAAGGCGACGCCCGCCGCCGTGATCAGCTCGCGGACCTGCTCGTGGTACGCCTTGCACGCGTCGCACAGGTAGTCGCGCAGCGAGGGCGCGCCCACGAGCTGCTTCTGGACGTCGGCGCGCTTGTCGTCGAGGACCCGCAGCGGATTGATGTCGATACGTCGACGAGTCTCCTCGTCCAGGTCGAGGCCGCGCAGGAAGTCCTGGAGCGCGGCCCGGTAGACGGGACGGCACTCCTTGTCACCCAGCGAGTTCAGCAGGATGCGGAAGTTCCGCAGGCCCAGCGCGCGGTACGCCTGGTCGGCCAGGATGATCAGCTCGGCGTCGAGCGCCGGGTCCTCGGCACCGATCGCCTCGGCGCCCACCTGCGAGAAGTGCCTGTAGCGGCCCTTCTGGGGGCGCTCGTAGCGGTAGTACGAGCCGGAGTACCAGAGCTTGACCGGGAGGTTGCCCGCCTTGTGCAGGCTGCCCTCCAGCGCGGCGCGCAGTACGGAGGCGGTGCCTTCGGGGCGCAGCGCGAGCTTGTCGCCGCCCTTGGTCTCGAAGGCGTACATCTCCTTGGTGACGATGTCGGTGGACTCACCGACACCGCGCGCGAACAGCTCGACGTTCTCAAAACCGGGCGTCTCGACGTAGCCGTAGCCGGAGTTGCGCAGCGGCGCGGCGATCGCCTCGCGGACCGCGAGGTACTTCGCGGAGTCGGGCGGAAGCAGGTCGTAGGTGCCCTTGGGGGCCTTGAAGGTGCTCACGGGAGTTCTCTCGTCACATTCCTCGTCGCGGGGCGGACATGGGGTCCGCGCCCAGGCCGGAGGCCACCTGCCGCAGATACGGGTTGGTGGCGCGCTCCTGGCCGATGGATGTCTGGGGGCCGTGGCCGGACAGCACCACGGTCGAGTCGTCGAGCGGCAGGCACACGCGGGCCAGCGACTGGAGGATCTCGGTGTGGCTGCCGCCGGGCAGGTCGGTGCGTCCGATGGAGCCGGCGAAGAGCAGATCGCCCGAGAAGAAGACCGAGGGGATCTCGGCCGTCTCGGGCATCTGGAAGGTCACCGACCCCTTCGTATGGCCCGGCGCGTGCGCGACGGAGAAGTCGAGGCCGGCCAGCTTCAGCTCGGCGCCGTCGGTCAGCTCCCGCATGTCGTCGGGCTCCCCCACCGTCAGCTCGCCCATGAGCGGCATCCCGATGGAGCGGCCGAGGGCCTTCTCCGGGTCGCTCATCATGTACCGGTCGGAGGGGTGGATCCACGCGGGTACGTCGTGCGCTCCGCAGACCGGGACGACCGAGGCGACGTGGTCGATGTGGCCGTGGGTGAGGATGACGGCGACGGGCTTGAGCCGATGCTTCTTGAGTGCGTCCTCGACTCCCTGGGCCGCCTGGTGGCCCGGGTCGATGATCACGCACTCCTCGCCTGCGGCGGGGGCGACCAGATAGCAATTGGTCCCCCAGGCCCCGGCGGGGAACCCGGCAATGAGCACGATCGTCCTTCGTTCGTCGTCCGGCGGGAGGGCCGCAGCCCCCCGGCGGGGGATCGCGGCAGATCAGAGCCTACCGGCGCTGCCGATTCCACAGGTAACCCATATACGGTACGGGGCACCTTCAGGCGGTCCCGGAAAAGGTCCGGGGCATGTCCGGGGGAACAGGAGAAGGGGAGAAAACCCGGTGGTCAGCAACGATCAGCGGCGGCGGCAGCTCGCCCGGGAGAAGTTCGAGCGTCAGCAGCAGCGGCGGGAGGCGGCGCGGCGCAAGGCCCGGCTGCGCAACGGCGTGATCGCGGGGACGCTCGCGGTGGTGGTGGCGGGCGGCGCGGTGTCGTACGCGGCGGGCGCCTTCGACGGCGACGGCACGACGAAGGACGACGCGGCCGCGCGGCCCACCAGCACGCCGAAGGACCCCTGCGAGAAGGCGGCGCCCGGCAAGGTGAAGCCGCTGAGCTTCAAGAAGGAGCCGGCGCTCACCATCGACAAGTCGGCCGATTACGCGATGAACCTGAAGACGACGTGCGGCGAGATCGGCCTCGACCTGGACGCGGCGAAGGCCCCGCGCACCGTCAACTCGTTCAACTTCCTGGTGAACAAGGGCTACCTGGACCACACCACGTGCCACCGCCTCACCACCGGCGGCATCTACGTCCTCCAGTGCGGCGACCCGAAGGGCACCGGCGAGGGCGGGCCCGGCTACTCGATCCCGGACGAGAACCTGAAGGACAAGCGCCTGAAGGGGAACGTGTATCCGGCGGGGACGGTCGCCATGGCGAACCAGTACAACGCCCGGAAGAAGAAGGGCCGCGACACCGGCGGCAGCCAGTTCTTCCTCGTCTACCAGGACAGTCAGCTCCCACCCGACTACACACCGTTCGGGACCATTTCCGATTCCGGGATGAAGGTGCTCAAGAAGATCGCGGCCGCCGGGGAGAGCTCCGGGCAGGGCGACGGCGCCCCGAACGCGACCGTCGTCATCGACAAGGCCACCGTGACCAAAACCTGAGCCCGCCAGGCAAACTTCGGTCGTGCGGGATGCGGACAGCCGCCCCGCCGGTCGCCTATGTTGGCGGTGACGAAACTGTGGACGATGCCGGGGGCCCGACGGCCCTGCGCAGGCATCATGTGGAGGAGGCGCTGTGAGCAGCGACCCGTGGGGCCGCGTCGACGAGACGGGGACCGTGTACGTGCGAACGGCCGACGGCGGCGAGCGAGTGGTCGGTTCGTGGCAGGCAGGATCTCCTGACGAGGCCCTCGCCTACTTCGAGCGCAAGTACGACGGTCTGGTCGTCGAGATCGGACTTCTCGAGCGCCGGGTGAAGACGACGGATCTGTCGGCCAAGGACGCGATGACGGCCGTCGACCACCTGCGCCAGCAGGTCGACGAGGCGCACGCGGTCGGCGATCTGGACGCCCTGAGCAAGCGGCTCGACAAGCTGGTGGAGACCGTCGAGGCCCGCCGCGAGGAGCGCAAGGCCCAGAAGGCCAAGCAGTCCGACGAGGCGCGGCACGCCAAGGAGGCCCTGGTCGTCGAGGCAGAGGAGCTGGCCCAGAGCGAGCAGTGGCGCGTGGCCGGTGAGCGGCTGCGGGCCCTGGTGGACACCTGGAAGGGTCTGCCACGCCTGGACCGCAAGTCGGACGACGAGCTGTGGCACCGCTTCTCGCACGCCCGCTCGGCGTTCTCCAAGCGCCGCAAGGCGCACTTCGCCTCGCTGGACGCGCAGCGCGAGGAGGCCCGCAAGGCCAAGGAGAAGCTGGTCGCCGAGGCCGAGGCGCTGTCGAACTCGACGGACTGGGGCCCGACGTCCGCGCGGTACCGCGAGCTGATGGCCGACTGGAGGGCCGCGGGCCGCGCCCAGCGCGAGCACGAGGACGACCTGTGGAACCGCTTCCGCGGCGCGCAGGACGTCTTCTTCGCCGCGCGCAGCTCGGTCTTCGCGGAGCGCGACGCCGAGCAGGGGGAGAACCTCAAGCTCAAGGAGGAGCTGGCCGACGAGGCCGAGAAGCTCGTCCCGGTGACGGACCTGAAGGCGGCCCGTGCCGCGTTCCGCTCCATCAACGAACGCTGGGAGGCCATCGGCCACGTCCCGCGTGACGCGCGCCCCAAGGTCGAGGGCCGCATGCAGGCCGTGGAGCGGGCGCTCCAGGAGTCCGAGGAAGCCGAGTGGCGCCGCACCAACCCGGAGGCACGGGCTCGGGCCGAAGGCCTGACGGGGCAACTGCAGGCGGCGGTGGACAAGCTGACGGAGCAGATCGAGAAGGCTCGCGCCGCGGGCAACAACGCCAAGGCCGACAAGCTCCAGAAGGAACTTGACGGCCGCCAGGCGCTGCTCGACCAGGCGCTGAAGGGGCTGCACGAGTTCGGCGGCTGAGGTTAGGTTTTCGCTGTCTACGTAGAGGGGCTCCCGTACACCGCGTACGGGAGCCCCTCTACGTAGAAGACCAATTTACGGCCTGCGCGCCGACGTCACCCGGTAGACGTCGTACACCCCTTCCACTCCCCTGACCGCCTTGAGTACATGCCCCAGATGCTTGGGGTCGCCCATCTCGAAGGTGAAGCGGGAGGTGGCGACGCGGTCACGGGAGGTCTGGACCGCCGCCGACAGGATGTTCACGTGCTGGTCCGACAGGATGCGCGTGACGTCCGACAGGAGCCGGGAGCGGTCCAGCGCCTCCACCTGGATGGCGACCAGGAAGACGGAGGACTGGGTGGGCGCCCACTCGACCTCCAGGATCCGCTCGGGCTCGCGCGAGAGCGAGTCGACGTTCACGCAGTCGCTGCGGTGCACCGATACGCCGCTGCCGCGCGTGACGAAGCCGATGATGGGGTCGCCGGGGACGGGTGTACAGCAGCGGGCCAGCTTGACCCACACGTCCTCGACGCCCTTGACCACGACACCCGGGTCGGTGTTGGAGCGGCGCTTGCTGCGCCCGCGCGAGGGCGGCGCGCTCTCGGCGATGTCCTCGTTGGCCGCCTCCTCGCCGCCGAGGGCCTGGACGAGCTTCTGCACGACCGACTGCGCGGTGACGTGGCCCTCGCCGATCGCCGCGTAGAGGGACGAGATGTCGGGGTAGCGCATCTCGTGGGCGAGCGTGACCAGGGAGTCGCCGGTGAGGATCCGCTGGATCGGCAGGTTCTGCTTGCGCATGGCGCGCGCGATGGCGTCCTTGCCCTGCTCGATGGCCTCGTCGCGGCGCTCCTTGGAGAACCACGCGCGGATCTTGTTACGTGCCCGCGGCGACTTGACGAAGCCTAGCCAGTCGCGGGACGGGCCCGCGCCCGCGGCCTTGGAGGTGAAGACCTCCACCAGGTCGCCGTTGTCCAGGGTCGATTCGAGCGGTACGAGCCGGCCGTTGACCCGCGCGCCTATGGTGCGGTGGCCGACCTCGGTGTGCACCGCGTAGGAGAAGTCGACGGGGGTGGCGCCCGCCGGGAGCGCTATGACGTCGCCCTTCGGCGTGAACACGAAGACTTCGTTGCGCGACAGGTCGAAGCGCAGCGATTCCAGGAACTCGCTGGGGTCCTCGGTCTCCTTCTGCCAGTCCAGGAGCTGGCGCAGCCACGCCATGTCGTTGAGGTGGTCGTCCTTGCCGCCGGCCTTCCTCGGCACGTCGGTGCGCACCTTGGAGGCGCCGGCGACGGCCTCCTGCTTGTACTTCCAGTGCGCGGCGATGCCGTACTCGGCGCGGCGGTGCATGTCGAACGTACGGATCTGGAGCTCGACGGGCTTGCCGTTGGGGCCGATGACCGTCGTGTGCAGCGACTGGTACATGTTGAACTTGGGCATCGCGATGTAGTCCTTGAACCGGCCGGGGACCGGGTTCCATCGCGCGTGGACCGTGCCGAGGGCGGCGTAGCAGTCGCGGACCGTGTCGACCAGGACGCGGATGCCCACCAGGTCGTAGATCTCCGCGAAGTCACGGCCGCGGACGATCATCTTCTGGTAGACGCTGTAGTAGTGCTTCGGGCGTCCGGTGACGGTCGCCTTGATGCGGGCGGCCCGCAGGTCGGCCTGGACCTCGTCGGTCACTATGGCGAGGTACTCGTCGCGCTTGGGGGCGCGCTCGGCGACCAGCCGCACGATCTCGTCGTACATCTTGGGGTAGAGGATCGCGAAGGCGAGGTCCTCCAGCTCCCACTTGATGGTGTTCATGCCCAGGCGGTGGGCGAGCGGCGCGTAGATCTCCAGGGTCTCGCGCGCCTTCTTCTCCTGCTTCTCGCGCTTGAGATAGCGCATGGTGCGCATGTTGTGCAGGCGGTCGGCGAGCTTGATGACCAGGACGCGGGGATCCTTGGCCATCGCGACGACCATCTTGCGCACGGTCTCGGCCTGCGCGGCCTCGCCGAACTTGACCTTGTCGAGCTTGGTGACGCCGTCGACGAGCAGGGCGACCTGGTCGCCGAAGTCGCGCTTGAGGGTGTCCAGGCCGTATTCGGTGTCCTCGACCGTGTCGTGCAGGAGACCGGCCATCAGGGTGGCCGGATCCATGCCCAGCTCGGCGAGGATGGTCGTCACGGCGAGCGGGTGCGTGATGTACGGATCGCCGCTCTTGCGCTTCTGGCCGCGGTGCCAGCGCTCGGCGACCTGGTAGGCCCGCTCGATCTGGCGGAGCGTGGACGTCTCGATCTTCGGGTCGTTGCTGCGCACTATCCGCAGCAGGGGCTCCAGGACCGGGTTGTACGGGTTCGATCGCTGGACGCCGAGCCGGGCGAGGCGGGCCCGCACACGGTTGGAGGAGCCGGAGCGTCCCGGCTGGCCCGTGGCGGGGCGGATCGCGGGAGCCGTCGGGTGGTGGTCCGCGGGCGGCACGGGGCGGGGCTGCTCGGCCGGTTTGTCGCCCCGGGAGACCTCCCCCTGGGCGCGCTGCGCGGACGTGCCGCCCTGCGCGGCCGCTGCCTTCTTCGCGGGCGCGGCGGAGCCCGCCGAGGCCTGCTGAGCCTGCTGGGCGGCCTTGGCGGCGGTGAGTGGCTGGGACTCGTCTGGCAAGAGCGCTCCCTGTGCGCGATCGGGGTCCCCCGGACAGGCCCCGAAGTACCCATGGTATCGATCCTGGGGCCTGGGCTCGCCTGCGGCCGGTGGGACGCCTCTGTACTGGAGAAACGCGAGGGGCGGCGCGTCGATTCCCCCGCGCGTCCCCCGCTTGCCCTCCGCATGCCCTCCGCGTGTCCTGAAGACGGCGACGGGCGCCCCGGCCGGTGCCGGGACGCCCGTCGTCCTGTCCTGCGAGCCGTCTCAGACGGTGATCAGCGCCTCGAGCGGCGCCCCGTCCAGGGCCTGCTCCAGCTTCCGCCGGCCCCCCAGGAAGCCCAGCTCCATGAGGACCGCGACCCCGGCGACCTCGGCGCCCGAGCGCCGGATCAGGTCCAGCGAGGCCCCGGCGGTGCCGCCGGTGGCGAGGACGTCGTCGATGACCATGACGCGGTCGCCCGCGGCCAGGTCCTCGGCGTGCACCTCGATCTCGGCGCTGCCGTACTCCAGGTCGTAGCTCTGCCGCAGCGTCGCCCCGGGTAGCTTGCCCGCCTTGCGTACGGGAATGAAGCCGAGCCCGGCGCGGAGCGCGACCGGGGCGCCGAGGATGAAGCCGCGGGCCTCCAGGCCGACGATCTTCGTGGCGCCGTGCCGCGTGCTGAGGGCGGCCAGCGTGTCCGTGAGCGCCGCGAACGCGGCCGGGTCGGCCAGAAGCGGGGTGATGTCCTTGAACATCACACCCGGCTTCGGGTAGTCCGGCACGTCACGGATGCGGCTGAGCAGTAGCTCGGAGACGCCTGCGACCTCGGTCATCGGCGCTTCCCCGAAGGCCGGCCCTTGCCGCGGCTGCGGGAGGCGGGCTGGGCTCGCGGGCCGACGACAGCCGGTGTGGCGTCCTCGTCGGGAACGCTGCCCCGCGGCTCGTCCTCACCACGGAAGTCCCCGTCCTCCACCACGTTCCCCCTGGCCGCGGCCGACGCGCGCTTGGCGAGCACCCGCTTCTTGAGGGCCTTCAGCTGCGGCTCGCGCTCCTTGAAGTCGGCGACGAGCGGCGTGGCGATGAAGATCGAGGAGTACGCGCCGGCCGCGAGGCCGACGAACAGCGACAGCGAGATGTCGTTGAGCATGCCGGCGCCCAGGACGCCGCCACCGATGAACAGCAGGCCCGCCACCGGGAGCAGCGCGACGACCGTGGTGTTGATGGAGCGCACCAGGGTGCCGTTGATGCTGCGGTTGGCGACCTCGCTGTAGGTGAAGCGGGTCTGCTTGGTGAGGTCCTTCGACTGCTCCTTCAAGCTGTCGAAGACCACGACCGTGTCGTACAGCGAGTAACCGAGGATGGTCAGCAGACCGATCACCGTGCCCGGCGTGACCTCGAAGCCGACCAGCGCGTACACACCCACGGTGATGGTGATGTCGTGGATGAGCGCGATCAGCGCCGCCAGCGCCATGCGCCACTCGAAGGCGATGGCCAGGTAGATCACCACGAGGACCATGAAGATCGCCAGGCCCTGCCAGGCCTTGTTGGCGATCTGCTCGCCCCAGCTGGGACCGACCAGGTCGGCGTTGATGTCGGCGGCCTTGACGTCGAGGTCCTTGGCCAGCGCCGCCTTGATCCGGTCGGACTTGTCGATGTCCACGCCCGCGATCTGGATGCGCATCGCGTCGTCGCCCAGCTTCTGGACGATCGCGTCATGGCCGGAGGCCTTCTCCGCGGACTCCTCGGCCTGTGCGACCGAGACGCTCGTCTTCGGGGTGTTGAAGACGGCGCCGCCCTCGAACTCGATGCCCATGTTCAGGCCGCGCACCGCCAGGCCGAGGATGGCCGTGATGGTGATCAGTATCGAGACGGCGTACCAGATCTTGCGCTTGCCGACGAAGTCGTAGCCGACCTCGCCGCGGTAGAGCCTGGCGCCGAGATTGCCGAGTTTCGACACCTCAGGCCTCCTTCGGGTCGACAGGGCCAACGGAGGAGCCGGGGGCGCGGCGGGACCGGCGGATCGGGGGCTTGATGCCGAGCCGCTTGGGGTCGAAGCCGGACCACGGGTGACCGCTCGCGAAGAACTTCTTGCGTGCCATGAGCGTCATCAGGGGCTTGGTGAAGAAGAACACCACCACGACGTCGAGCAGCGTGGTCAGGCCGAGCGTGAACGCGAAGCCCTGCACCTTGCCGACCGTGACGACGAAGAGCACGGCGGCGGCGAGGAACGACACGAAGTCGGAGACCAGGATGGTGCGCCGGGCGCGCGGCCAGGCCCGCTCGACGGCGGGGCGCAGCGTGCGTCCCTCGCGGACCTCGTCACGGACGCGTTCGAAGAAGACGATGAACGAGTCCGCCGTGATGCCGATCGCGACGATGGCACCGCAGACCGCGGGCAGGTTCAGCGCGAAGTGAATGGTCGGGCCGAGCAGCGTCATGATCGTGTACGTCAGGGCCGCCGAGACCAGGAGGCTCGCGATGGCGATGAGCGACAGGCCGCGGTAGTACACCACGAGGTAGATCACGACGAGCGCGAGGCCGATGGCGCCCGCGATCAGGCCCGCTTCCAGCTGCTCGCCACCGAGGGCCGGGCTGACCGTGGTGACGCTCTGCTCGTGGAAGGTGAGCGGCAGGGCGCCGTACGACAGGACGTTCGCGAGGTCCTTGGCGGAGTCCTGGGTGAAGCTGCCGGAGATCTCGGCGTTGGAGTTCAGGGTCGTGTTGACGCTGGGAGCCGAGACGACCTCGCCGTCCAGGACGATCGCGAACTGGTTCTGCGGGGGCTGCTGCTGCGAGAGCTTGCCCGTCGTCGCCGCGAACTTCTTCGAGCCGCCCTTGGTGAATTCCATGTTGACGACCCAGGCACCGGTCTGCTGGTTGATCGTCGCCTTGGCCTCGTCGACGTCCTTGCCGTTGACCTCGGCCGGGGCAAGGATGAACTTGTCCCACGTCTTGCCGTCGGGGCTCTTGCCGCAGGCGATGGTGGGCTCGGACGGCTTGACGCCCTTGCCGGCCGCGGCGCGCGCCTTCTTGTCCGTGCAGTCCAGCTTGGTGAACTGCTCCTGGAGCTTGGCGGTGGCCGGGTCCGGGGCGGGCGTCTCGTCCTTCTTCTTGCCGTCCTCACCGTCCTTGGCCTTGCCGGACGGCGTCGGGTCCGCCTTCAGGGCCTCACTGACGGCGCGGCCCTGGGGCGACGCGGAGGAGCTGGGGGAGTTCGCGGCGTCCTTGTCGGTGGGCTTGTCCGTCGCCTTGTCGGTGGCCTTGTCCTTGTCGGTGGACTTGTCCTTGTCCTTCTCCTTGTCCGTCCCGGACGAGGGGGTGTCGGACGGAGTCGGCTCGCCGGGGGCCTGAGTGATCACCGGACGGAAGTAGAGCTGAGCGGTCGTGCCGACCTGATCGCGCGCCTGCTTCTCGTTCGTCCCCTTGGGGATGTTGACGATGATGTTGCGATCGCCCTGGGTCTGGACCTCGGCCTCGGAGACACCCAGGCCGTTGACACGGTTGTTGATGATGTCAACGGCGGTGTTCATGTTGGTCGGGTTGATCGCGTTCTTCTGGCCCGGCTCGTTCCTCGCCTCGAGCGTGATGCTCGTACCACCCGCGAGGTCGATGCCCAGGCGCGGTGTGGTGTGTCCGGAAAGGAACATCCCCCCGGTCAGCGCCACGAGGGCGATCAGGATGAAGACCAGTGCGCGGCCCGGCTTGCCCGGTGCGCTCTGCCTTCGGCCCTTCTTCGGTGCTGCCACCTTCTCGTTCTCCCTGTCCAACCGCCCGGCATCCGGTCCGGCCCCGAACGGTGCGGGGAGGTTCCGGGCGGGCGGCCATGAAGTGGTGTCGAGATTCGGCGCGAAATGCACGTGATCCGGGGCCCGTGGTGCGCGAGCGGCGCGCCCCACGGGCCCCGGCCGTGGCTACTTCGCGTCGGACTCGCCGTCGGTCTTCTTCGGCTGCGCGTCGTCGGCCTCGGCGGCCGCGTCCTTCTTGCCGAGGTCGATGCGCGAGTCGTCGGAGGCGGCGGGCTCGTCGGTCTCGGTCAGGGAGGAGGCGTCGTCCGGAACGACGGGGGTGTCCTCGTCCTCGTTCAGGTCGGCCTCGGTGCCGTGCACGATGCGGTTGTACTCGTCGTCCGCGAGGACGGCACCGATCGCGTTCTTCGCGTAAACCGCGTGGACACCGGGGGCCACCTCAAGGAGGACGGCGTCGTCGTGGACCTCCTTGACGGTGGCGTACATGCCCCCGATCGTGCGGATGCCGGTGCCGGGCTGCATCTCGTTACGCATCTGCGCGGCGGCCTGCTGCTTCTTCTTGGCCGACCGGGTCATCAGGAACATGGCCCCGATGAGCACGATGAACGGGAGGAGGGTCACGATATTCACGGGACGGAGTTTCCTTCGCACGACCGCGCGGGTAAGCGGCC
This window contains:
- a CDS encoding RelA/SpoT family protein, which encodes MPDESQPLTAAKAAQQAQQASAGSAAPAKKAAAAQGGTSAQRAQGEVSRGDKPAEQPRPVPPADHHPTAPAIRPATGQPGRSGSSNRVRARLARLGVQRSNPYNPVLEPLLRIVRSNDPKIETSTLRQIERAYQVAERWHRGQKRKSGDPYITHPLAVTTILAELGMDPATLMAGLLHDTVEDTEYGLDTLKRDFGDQVALLVDGVTKLDKVKFGEAAQAETVRKMVVAMAKDPRVLVIKLADRLHNMRTMRYLKREKQEKKARETLEIYAPLAHRLGMNTIKWELEDLAFAILYPKMYDEIVRLVAERAPKRDEYLAIVTDEVQADLRAARIKATVTGRPKHYYSVYQKMIVRGRDFAEIYDLVGIRVLVDTVRDCYAALGTVHARWNPVPGRFKDYIAMPKFNMYQSLHTTVIGPNGKPVELQIRTFDMHRRAEYGIAAHWKYKQEAVAGASKVRTDVPRKAGGKDDHLNDMAWLRQLLDWQKETEDPSEFLESLRFDLSRNEVFVFTPKGDVIALPAGATPVDFSYAVHTEVGHRTIGARVNGRLVPLESTLDNGDLVEVFTSKAAGAGPSRDWLGFVKSPRARNKIRAWFSKERRDEAIEQGKDAIARAMRKQNLPIQRILTGDSLVTLAHEMRYPDISSLYAAIGEGHVTAQSVVQKLVQALGGEEAANEDIAESAPPSRGRSKRRSNTDPGVVVKGVEDVWVKLARCCTPVPGDPIIGFVTRGSGVSVHRSDCVNVDSLSREPERILEVEWAPTQSSVFLVAIQVEALDRSRLLSDVTRILSDQHVNILSAAVQTSRDRVATSRFTFEMGDPKHLGHVLKAVRGVEGVYDVYRVTSARRP
- a CDS encoding adenine phosphoribosyltransferase — its product is MTEVAGVSELLLSRIRDVPDYPKPGVMFKDITPLLADPAAFAALTDTLAALSTRHGATKIVGLEARGFILGAPVALRAGLGFIPVRKAGKLPGATLRQSYDLEYGSAEIEVHAEDLAAGDRVMVIDDVLATGGTAGASLDLIRRSGAEVAGVAVLMELGFLGGRRKLEQALDGAPLEALITV
- the secF gene encoding protein translocase subunit SecF; protein product: MSKLGNLGARLYRGEVGYDFVGKRKIWYAVSILITITAILGLAVRGLNMGIEFEGGAVFNTPKTSVSVAQAEESAEKASGHDAIVQKLGDDAMRIQIAGVDIDKSDRIKAALAKDLDVKAADINADLVGPSWGEQIANKAWQGLAIFMVLVVIYLAIAFEWRMALAALIALIHDITITVGVYALVGFEVTPGTVIGLLTILGYSLYDTVVVFDSLKEQSKDLTKQTRFTYSEVANRSINGTLVRSINTTVVALLPVAGLLFIGGGVLGAGMLNDISLSLFVGLAAGAYSSIFIATPLVADFKEREPQLKALKKRVLAKRASAAARGNVVEDGDFRGEDEPRGSVPDEDATPAVVGPRAQPASRSRGKGRPSGKRR
- a CDS encoding DUF349 domain-containing protein, with the translated sequence MSSDPWGRVDETGTVYVRTADGGERVVGSWQAGSPDEALAYFERKYDGLVVEIGLLERRVKTTDLSAKDAMTAVDHLRQQVDEAHAVGDLDALSKRLDKLVETVEARREERKAQKAKQSDEARHAKEALVVEAEELAQSEQWRVAGERLRALVDTWKGLPRLDRKSDDELWHRFSHARSAFSKRRKAHFASLDAQREEARKAKEKLVAEAEALSNSTDWGPTSARYRELMADWRAAGRAQREHEDDLWNRFRGAQDVFFAARSSVFAERDAEQGENLKLKEELADEAEKLVPVTDLKAARAAFRSINERWEAIGHVPRDARPKVEGRMQAVERALQESEEAEWRRTNPEARARAEGLTGQLQAAVDKLTEQIEKARAAGNNAKADKLQKELDGRQALLDQALKGLHEFGG